In one window of Deinococcus aquiradiocola DNA:
- a CDS encoding VC0807 family protein, protein MTGQRRTSTQTRPSSGHQVAWTRIAKFGLDVLFTFVLPYALLNPRPFHLPDLTALLGVYGVYVLAGLLPTIYIVWDTARHRVLNPFAVFMLAGALSGAVVSFLRLDGVAFALKDALHSGLLVLVCLVSLAVRRPLFEFLFFGVVAPETPERSRLLSAALSQPAVRHALAGATWLVALKALLLGIGSYVVAIHYVTLPFGTPAFNAQVATAHAITFPMAMVLDALFYAWAAYLTVQATRRLTGGRAWPWQQGFWHELETL, encoded by the coding sequence GTGACCGGACAACGCCGCACCAGCACGCAGACGCGCCCCAGCAGCGGCCACCAGGTCGCCTGGACCCGCATCGCGAAATTCGGGCTGGACGTGCTGTTCACGTTCGTGCTCCCCTACGCCCTCCTGAACCCCCGCCCCTTCCACCTTCCGGACCTCACGGCACTGCTCGGTGTGTACGGCGTGTACGTGCTGGCGGGCCTGCTGCCCACCATCTACATCGTGTGGGACACCGCCAGGCACCGCGTCCTGAACCCCTTCGCGGTGTTCATGCTGGCGGGCGCGCTGAGCGGCGCCGTCGTCAGCTTCCTGCGCCTGGACGGCGTGGCGTTCGCCCTGAAGGACGCGCTGCATTCTGGCCTGCTGGTGCTCGTGTGCCTCGTGTCGCTCGCCGTGCGGCGGCCCCTGTTCGAGTTCCTGTTCTTCGGGGTGGTCGCCCCCGAGACGCCCGAACGCTCCAGGCTGCTGAGTGCCGCGCTGTCCCAGCCCGCCGTGCGCCACGCGCTCGCCGGGGCGACGTGGCTGGTGGCCCTCAAAGCGCTGCTGCTGGGAATCGGCAGTTACGTGGTCGCCATCCATTACGTGACGCTGCCGTTCGGGACGCCCGCCTTCAACGCGCAGGTCGCGACCGCGCACGCCATCACCTTCCCGATGGCGATGGTGCTGGACGCGCTGTTCTACGCGTGGGCCGCGTACCTGACGGTGCAGGCCACCCGGCGGCTCACCGGCGGACGCGCGTGGCCGTGGCAGCAGGGCTTCTGGCACGAACTCGAAACGCTGTAA
- a CDS encoding MerR family transcriptional regulator, with translation MSSALATTPLYTASEVETRTGVPATTLRQWERRYGFPSPSRTAGGYRMYSPLDLSCIAFIQARQDEGVPVSRAVELAREHFAAPPPETSPLVDDLVAALLRPDHAEASRLLSQAHAVNSTEQVMIELMQPALSRIGILWERGEITVAHEHQASAFLKVRLSQLLEAAGLNDLGPAVVAACGPGEHHEIGLMMLAVVLRRRGVRVHYLGGNTPLADIAVYARMVGARAVLMTVNTQESLAALREQLPDFVGLTVPVFYGGQMINMHADTARDLGGRTLGRSATEAADLLVQWLQDAGTGTQDSTLMPGGMDA, from the coding sequence ATGTCCAGTGCCCTCGCCACCACCCCCCTGTACACTGCCAGCGAAGTCGAGACCCGTACGGGCGTCCCGGCCACCACCCTGCGCCAGTGGGAGCGCCGTTACGGCTTTCCCAGCCCGTCGCGCACGGCGGGCGGGTACCGCATGTACAGCCCGCTCGACCTGAGCTGCATCGCGTTCATTCAGGCACGGCAGGACGAGGGCGTCCCCGTGAGCCGCGCAGTGGAGCTCGCACGTGAGCACTTCGCGGCGCCCCCGCCCGAAACGTCGCCCCTCGTGGACGACCTCGTCGCGGCCCTCCTGCGTCCCGATCACGCCGAGGCGAGCCGTCTGCTGAGTCAGGCGCACGCCGTCAACTCCACCGAGCAGGTCATGATCGAACTCATGCAGCCCGCCCTGTCCCGCATCGGGATCCTGTGGGAGCGCGGCGAGATCACGGTCGCGCACGAGCACCAGGCGTCCGCCTTCCTGAAGGTCCGACTGTCACAGCTGCTGGAAGCGGCGGGCCTGAACGACCTCGGCCCGGCCGTCGTCGCCGCGTGCGGGCCGGGCGAGCACCACGAGATCGGCCTGATGATGCTGGCCGTCGTGCTGCGCCGCCGGGGCGTGCGCGTGCACTACCTGGGCGGCAACACACCCCTGGCGGACATCGCGGTGTACGCACGGATGGTCGGGGCGCGCGCCGTCCTGATGACCGTGAACACGCAGGAATCGCTGGCGGCGCTGCGCGAACAGCTTCCCGACTTCGTGGGCCTCACCGTGCCCGTCTTCTACGGCGGGCAGATGATCAACATGCACGCCGACACTGCCCGCGACCTCGGGGGCCGCACCCTCGGGCGGTCCGCGACGGAAGCGGCCGACCTGCTCGTGCAGTGGCTGCAGGACGCGGGCACCGGCACCCAGGACAGCACCCTCATGCCGGGAGGGATGGACGCGTGA
- a CDS encoding VanW family protein: MNTESRPTTPNPRRRVLALGIAGSAAVLLLGGALALGMNTTPGTIASGIRVGGVDLGGMTREAALARLGQISGDAPQITVQAGTASWTVPATQLGWSLDPQAELNAAIAASSGRSLAQKVETLIGQAPTQDLPLVQKYDPAVARSALTALTAAQNTAPRNASIVFDKTRYAVRPGTPGIQVKVDDGVQTLVQHPDTRTLTLNVVQATPMYSTQSLQALVDQGNALVRPLTVRLGETGPVFTLTRLQVANLFWVRQAGLELDRDTIAAKVKQISAAVDQPAQNARYALKGSTLSKVPEKAGLVSDPAQTLKLLSQAVLDPKATSIVLTPKVSAPTLKLADLPDASKLTLIATGRSTYYHSSPARRVNVANAAAKINGAVVAPGENFSFLDTLGGISPENGFVTGLIISAGRTVDGLGGGVCQVSTTVFRALYQAGLPVVERNQHAYRVGYYEPQVGFEAAVYDPGKDLKLKNDTGGPILVKTLNDNARSTLTVQVWGLPQTRKVSISPAVITSHTAHPAPKYVPSADLPRGAMKQIDWAADGYNLYITRTIQDKGVTRSDRTVTSYKPWQAIYEVGQ; the protein is encoded by the coding sequence GTGAACACCGAGTCCCGTCCCACCACCCCCAACCCCCGCCGCCGCGTCCTGGCCCTCGGCATCGCCGGGAGTGCCGCCGTGCTGCTGCTCGGCGGAGCGCTGGCCCTGGGCATGAACACCACGCCGGGCACCATCGCCAGCGGCATCCGGGTCGGCGGCGTGGACCTCGGCGGCATGACGCGCGAGGCCGCCCTCGCCCGCCTCGGCCAGATCAGTGGCGACGCCCCCCAGATCACCGTGCAGGCAGGCACCGCCAGCTGGACCGTGCCCGCCACGCAGCTCGGCTGGAGCCTCGACCCGCAGGCGGAACTGAACGCCGCCATCGCCGCCAGCAGCGGCCGCAGCCTCGCCCAGAAGGTCGAGACGCTCATCGGACAGGCACCCACCCAGGACCTGCCGCTCGTGCAGAAGTACGACCCGGCCGTCGCCCGCAGCGCCCTGACGGCCCTGACCGCCGCGCAGAACACCGCGCCCCGCAACGCCAGCATCGTCTTCGACAAGACCCGCTACGCCGTGCGACCCGGCACGCCCGGCATTCAGGTCAAGGTGGACGACGGCGTGCAGACCCTCGTGCAGCACCCCGACACGCGCACCCTCACCCTGAACGTCGTGCAGGCCACCCCCATGTACAGCACGCAGTCCCTGCAGGCCCTCGTGGACCAGGGCAACGCCCTCGTGAGGCCCCTCACGGTGCGGCTCGGCGAGACCGGCCCCGTCTTCACGCTCACGCGCCTGCAGGTCGCGAACCTCTTCTGGGTCCGGCAGGCCGGACTGGAACTCGACAGGGACACCATCGCCGCCAAGGTCAAGCAGATCTCGGCTGCCGTGGACCAGCCCGCCCAGAACGCCCGCTATGCCCTCAAGGGCAGCACGCTCAGCAAGGTGCCCGAGAAGGCCGGACTCGTCAGCGACCCCGCCCAGACGCTCAAACTGCTGTCGCAGGCCGTGCTGGACCCCAAGGCCACCAGCATCGTCCTGACCCCCAAGGTCAGCGCGCCCACCCTGAAGCTCGCGGACCTGCCGGACGCCAGCAAACTCACGCTCATCGCGACGGGCCGCAGCACGTACTACCACTCCAGCCCGGCCCGCCGCGTGAACGTCGCGAACGCCGCCGCGAAGATCAACGGCGCGGTCGTCGCGCCCGGCGAGAACTTCTCGTTCCTCGACACGCTCGGCGGCATCAGCCCCGAGAACGGCTTCGTGACGGGCCTCATCATCAGCGCGGGCCGCACCGTGGACGGCCTGGGCGGCGGCGTGTGCCAGGTGTCCACCACCGTGTTCCGCGCCCTGTATCAGGCGGGCCTGCCGGTCGTGGAACGCAACCAGCACGCGTACCGCGTCGGGTACTACGAACCGCAGGTGGGCTTCGAGGCCGCCGTGTACGACCCGGGCAAGGACCTGAAACTCAAGAACGACACGGGCGGCCCGATCCTCGTCAAGACCCTCAACGACAACGCGCGCTCCACCCTGACCGTGCAGGTGTGGGGCCTGCCGCAGACGCGCAAGGTGAGCATCTCGCCCGCCGTCATCACGTCGCACACCGCGCACCCCGCCCCGAAGTACGTGCCGAGCGCCGACCTGCCGCGCGGCGCGATGAAGCAGATCGACTGGGCCGCCGACGGATACAACCTGTACATCACGCGCACCATTCAGGACAAGGGCGTGACGCGCAGCGACCGCACCGTCACCAGCTACAAGCCCTGGCAGGCCATCTACGAGGTCGGCCAGTAA
- a CDS encoding Crp/Fnr family transcriptional regulator has product MSAERDAATPARIRVARGERIYAQGETTRVLYRADTGLIRLYQVTPRGRTVTLRHVLPGDYFGEDSLVAPGQTPLPHRYSAEALTSASLYVYDPAALSERELLDLSRSMGQQLRRAMLHEVHLQSGDLKHRVVRYLLELSDTPLGSEDADNRLYVRATHELLAEGSGSTRESVSKVVTDLRDAGLVETGYRHITLLDLSALRELAGLDLLSDTETAHPGPGPTRNLT; this is encoded by the coding sequence GTGAGCGCCGAACGGGACGCGGCCACCCCGGCACGCATCCGCGTGGCGCGCGGTGAGCGCATCTACGCGCAGGGCGAGACGACGCGCGTCCTGTACCGCGCCGACACCGGCCTCATCCGCCTGTATCAGGTGACGCCCCGTGGCCGTACCGTCACCCTGCGGCACGTCCTGCCCGGCGATTACTTCGGGGAAGACAGCCTCGTCGCGCCCGGACAGACGCCCCTCCCGCACCGCTACTCGGCCGAGGCGCTCACGTCCGCCAGCCTGTACGTGTACGACCCTGCCGCCCTGTCGGAACGCGAGCTGCTGGACCTGTCGCGCAGCATGGGGCAGCAGCTTCGCCGCGCGATGCTGCACGAGGTGCACCTGCAGTCCGGCGACCTGAAGCACCGCGTGGTCCGGTACCTGCTGGAACTGTCCGACACGCCGCTCGGCTCGGAAGACGCCGACAACCGCCTGTACGTGCGCGCCACGCACGAACTGCTCGCCGAGGGCAGCGGCAGCACCCGCGAGAGCGTCAGCAAGGTCGTGACGGACCTGCGCGACGCGGGCCTCGTCGAGACAGGTTACCGGCACATCACGCTCCTCGACCTGAGCGCCCTGCGGGAACTGGCGGGCCTCGACCTGCTCAGCGACACCGAGACCGCCCACCCCGGCCCCGGCCCGACCCGCAACCTCACCTGA
- a CDS encoding acyl-CoA dehydrogenase family protein, which yields MQNPSTEKVGAALGGLDPRKVEALSRRLDLAALVDAASAMSDTQLHALGGMLATQASPRKERPLPAANGDFYDLMSTLSDRQREIAARVRHFMETEVAPIMNGYWSRDEFPQSLIPKLRDLNLTREIWNDDGTRTPDASVTEGIIIMEMCRVDVSTAVFFGVHAGLALASVALGGDERQLKEFMPRLLDLDMVGAFGLTEPEGGSQVSRGLRTTARRDGDSWVLNGEKKWIGNSTFSDVTVIWARDEADDQVKGFLVRRGTPGFEVEKIQGKIALRMVENGHIRLSECRVSEQDRLQRATSFRTTADVLRLTRAGVAWQGVGCAMGAYELALKYAQTREQFGKKIGEFQLIQNHLVHMLGNLTAMQMLCLRLSGMEDAGIMRDEHAALAKVVTAARCRETVALARETFGGNGILLEYGVAKHFCDTEAIYSYEGTNEINTLVVGRAVSGLSAFV from the coding sequence ATGCAAAACCCGAGCACCGAGAAGGTGGGGGCGGCCCTGGGCGGCCTGGACCCCCGCAAAGTCGAAGCCCTGTCGCGCCGCCTGGACCTCGCCGCGCTCGTGGACGCCGCCTCTGCCATGAGCGACACGCAACTCCACGCGCTCGGCGGCATGCTCGCCACGCAGGCCTCCCCGCGCAAGGAACGCCCCCTGCCCGCCGCGAACGGCGACTTCTACGACCTGATGTCCACCCTCAGCGACCGTCAACGCGAGATCGCCGCGCGCGTGCGGCACTTCATGGAGACGGAAGTCGCGCCCATCATGAACGGGTACTGGTCCCGCGACGAGTTCCCACAGTCCCTGATCCCCAAACTGCGCGACCTGAACCTCACGCGCGAGATCTGGAACGACGACGGCACCCGCACGCCGGACGCCAGCGTCACGGAAGGCATCATCATCATGGAGATGTGCCGCGTGGACGTCAGCACCGCCGTGTTCTTCGGGGTGCACGCGGGCCTCGCACTGGCCAGCGTCGCACTCGGCGGGGACGAACGCCAGCTGAAGGAATTCATGCCGCGCCTGCTGGACCTCGACATGGTCGGCGCGTTCGGCCTGACCGAACCTGAGGGCGGCTCGCAGGTGAGCCGTGGCCTGCGCACCACCGCGCGCCGCGACGGGGACAGCTGGGTCCTGAACGGCGAGAAGAAATGGATCGGGAACAGCACCTTCTCGGACGTGACCGTCATCTGGGCGCGTGACGAGGCCGACGATCAGGTTAAGGGCTTCCTCGTCCGCAGGGGCACGCCCGGCTTCGAGGTCGAGAAGATCCAGGGCAAGATCGCGCTGCGGATGGTCGAGAACGGCCACATCCGCCTGAGCGAGTGCCGCGTCAGCGAGCAGGACCGCCTGCAGCGCGCCACGTCGTTCCGCACGACGGCCGACGTGCTGCGCCTCACGCGTGCGGGCGTCGCGTGGCAGGGCGTCGGCTGCGCGATGGGCGCGTACGAACTCGCGCTGAAGTACGCGCAGACCCGCGAGCAGTTCGGCAAGAAGATCGGGGAATTCCAGCTCATCCAGAACCACCTCGTGCACATGCTCGGCAACCTGACCGCCATGCAGATGCTGTGCCTGCGCCTGTCCGGCATGGAGGACGCCGGGATCATGCGGGACGAGCACGCCGCGCTCGCCAAAGTCGTCACGGCCGCCCGCTGCCGCGAGACCGTCGCCCTCGCCCGCGAGACCTTCGGCGGGAACGGCATCCTGCTGGAGTACGGCGTCGCCAAGCATTTCTGCGACACCGAGGCCATCTACAGTTACGAGGGGACCAACGAGATCAACACGCTGGTGGTGGGCCGCGCCGTCAGCGGTCTGAGCGCCTTCGTCTGA
- a CDS encoding diguanylate cyclase, which yields MTSLTLSRLQEAWSWRELDVARCRALTPTLPEPDPASSYGQPASLVPHPDAEERAAVLVLTGYTAFREARPAEALEAAGEALALLGLARASLWYSRALNVRSCAQLELAEFGLATVTLREQLRASRDNGDVETEGAALHDLGVMHTRLDPDHAEGYLLASRSIFERTANTVGQAFTAWSLGELRERQGRAPQAMDLYGTALQLATRCGHRAMQVLVLSRLGERALQAGNAEQGERWLRDALARQSQDPARPLWITVPPLVHLLIHTGRLAEAREVLEMQLQGATHAGMRAVQSELHALLCDVHEALGAPLEALAHLRRHVTLYRQENADEQARKVRALEVLHRTELAEREAHTHRQRSAELQAALNELEALHLQLEKASATDELTGVHNRHHLMTAGVRLLEGQPQPANVAVAILDIDHFKRVNDTYGHDGGDRVLRAFAQFLKRGLRPTDLLARFGGEEFVVLFPGTLLDEAHALLDALRHSLTHFTVDGLPVNLTVSFTAGVVNCPDGQLLPALHRADQLLYRGKRAGRGVVERESLARRPG from the coding sequence ATGACCAGTCTTACGCTCTCCCGGCTGCAAGAGGCGTGGAGCTGGCGTGAACTGGACGTCGCCCGCTGCCGCGCCCTCACCCCGACATTGCCCGAACCGGACCCGGCCTCGTCGTACGGACAGCCCGCCTCTCTCGTCCCCCACCCGGATGCGGAGGAGCGTGCGGCTGTCCTCGTGCTGACGGGGTACACGGCGTTCCGGGAGGCGCGGCCCGCCGAGGCGCTCGAAGCGGCCGGGGAGGCGCTCGCGCTGCTCGGTTTGGCGCGGGCATCGCTGTGGTACAGCCGCGCCCTCAACGTCCGCAGCTGCGCGCAGCTGGAACTCGCGGAGTTCGGCCTCGCGACCGTCACGCTGCGCGAACAGCTGCGCGCCAGCCGCGACAACGGCGACGTCGAAACGGAAGGCGCGGCCCTCCACGACCTGGGCGTCATGCACACCCGCCTCGACCCGGACCACGCCGAAGGGTACCTGCTCGCGTCCCGCAGCATCTTCGAACGCACGGCGAACACGGTCGGTCAGGCGTTCACGGCCTGGAGCCTCGGGGAACTGCGGGAACGGCAGGGCCGCGCCCCGCAGGCCATGGACCTGTACGGCACGGCCCTGCAGCTCGCGACCCGCTGCGGGCACCGCGCCATGCAGGTCCTCGTCCTGTCCCGCCTCGGTGAGCGCGCCCTGCAGGCCGGGAACGCCGAGCAGGGCGAACGCTGGCTGCGCGACGCGCTCGCCCGGCAGTCTCAGGACCCCGCGCGGCCCCTGTGGATCACCGTCCCGCCGCTCGTGCACCTCCTGATCCACACCGGGCGGCTCGCGGAGGCCCGGGAGGTGCTGGAAATGCAGCTGCAGGGCGCCACGCACGCCGGAATGCGCGCCGTGCAGTCCGAACTGCACGCCCTGCTGTGCGACGTGCACGAGGCGCTCGGCGCACCCCTGGAGGCCCTCGCGCACCTGCGCCGGCACGTGACGCTGTACCGCCAGGAGAACGCCGACGAGCAGGCCCGCAAGGTCCGGGCGCTGGAAGTCCTGCACCGTACCGAACTCGCCGAACGCGAGGCCCACACGCACCGGCAGCGCAGCGCCGAACTGCAGGCCGCGCTGAACGAACTGGAGGCGCTGCACCTGCAGCTGGAGAAGGCGAGCGCCACTGATGAACTGACCGGCGTGCACAACCGCCACCACCTCATGACGGCCGGCGTGCGCCTGCTGGAAGGCCAGCCGCAGCCCGCGAACGTCGCGGTCGCCATCCTGGACATCGATCACTTCAAGCGCGTCAACGACACGTACGGCCACGACGGCGGTGACCGTGTGCTGCGCGCCTTCGCGCAGTTCCTGAAGCGCGGCCTGCGGCCCACCGACCTGCTCGCCCGTTTCGGCGGGGAGGAGTTCGTGGTACTGTTCCCCGGCACGCTGCTGGACGAGGCGCACGCCCTGCTGGACGCGCTCCGGCACTCCCTGACGCACTTCACGGTGGATGGCCTGCCCGTCAACCTGACCGTGTCGTTCACGGCGGGCGTCGTGAACTGCCCGGACGGGCAACTGCTGCCCGCCCTGCACCGCGCGGACCAGCTGCTGTACCGCGGCAAGCGTGCCGGGCGCGGCGTCGTCGAACGCGAGAGCCTCGCCCGCCGCCCCGGCTGA
- a CDS encoding GAF domain-containing protein produces MTKGGRKPQASSRSPQTEALPCPLDDVPDVAAGDALPDPDASLRRLLGVAVRLSGFPAGALAGLPGEWSGGVTLGVERLSGSVGPEELLAFALDLVAGGEVLVVPDAARHADWAAHSLVKEHGVRAFVTLPVRLPGGALLGALCLFGTVAGGVPDAGLLADLSALADLAADQQRLQAGQVALERQRNAGDLLSQSLREALSGAQTLQAISALSDLGLGVGELLEQGAALCASVVNVDLGSLVAVYDDRAFVFPVWHSPRAEGFARQVSRGLRRDECTQLWDVAGRSLPEGLFVNDYGHAPGAHIGMVQAGVRAQAYVPVGRRGEVRYVMVLSRLHQDLPWRQHQRDLIGSAARMMRDLSLQIHQQEELDAGRVQLELALGSAPIILFGTDAGGVFRTMRGSGIGTQPWMQVLGQGVQEAFAGVPQVVRNVGRAIAGEEFDDVVETGGRTYDVHYMPVRGAYGSSGGMLGLGYDVTGRVHAEREAVRAHRQAEALLQLAQAVQGDVLTTEAAPALDALLRVLTDAPEPWVVLWELHGTTYVPLSQRGAVPPELRALHEMGLPFRLYDRLIGVTNRNAYLSDRDLTAELLAVRVRGLAALPLLVRDGRCEVGLTAYASRPWNPAEREVLETVAGLFGAAVVRLNRVRELEMDRVSEPSLGSWNRRTLNAALEGALRGAADADEELLVVSVDVQGLRGYRSRQSEAGRAALSARAEDELRAALPGGAELFRLGIDEFVAVCRPVRVGAGVPGTPAEWVWRAMLALRAAGFAQAGARVGTARYPVDARSVPELLRVSDERLMDHELHS; encoded by the coding sequence ATGACGAAGGGGGGGCGTAAACCACAGGCATCGTCACGTTCGCCGCAGACCGAGGCGCTGCCCTGCCCGCTGGACGACGTGCCGGACGTCGCGGCGGGAGACGCGCTGCCGGACCCGGACGCGTCCCTGCGGCGACTGCTGGGCGTCGCCGTGCGGCTGTCGGGCTTTCCGGCGGGGGCGCTGGCCGGCCTGCCCGGGGAGTGGTCGGGGGGCGTGACGCTCGGAGTGGAGCGCCTGTCCGGGTCGGTGGGGCCGGAGGAGCTGCTGGCGTTCGCGCTGGACCTCGTGGCGGGCGGTGAGGTGCTGGTGGTGCCGGACGCCGCGCGTCACGCCGACTGGGCCGCGCACTCGCTCGTGAAGGAGCATGGCGTGCGGGCCTTCGTGACGCTGCCGGTCCGGCTGCCGGGCGGGGCACTGCTGGGCGCGCTGTGCCTGTTCGGCACGGTCGCGGGGGGCGTGCCGGACGCGGGACTGCTCGCCGACCTGTCGGCCCTGGCGGACCTCGCCGCGGATCAGCAGCGCCTGCAGGCCGGGCAGGTGGCGCTGGAACGCCAGCGGAACGCGGGCGACCTGCTGTCGCAGAGCCTGAGGGAGGCGCTGTCCGGCGCGCAGACCCTGCAGGCCATCTCGGCCCTCAGCGACCTGGGGCTCGGGGTGGGCGAGCTGCTGGAGCAGGGCGCGGCCCTGTGCGCCTCAGTCGTGAACGTGGATCTGGGTTCGCTGGTGGCCGTGTACGACGACCGGGCCTTCGTGTTTCCGGTGTGGCACTCGCCGCGCGCGGAGGGCTTCGCGCGGCAGGTGAGCCGGGGCCTGCGCCGCGACGAGTGCACGCAGCTGTGGGACGTGGCGGGTCGGTCGCTGCCGGAAGGGCTGTTCGTGAACGATTACGGGCATGCGCCGGGCGCCCACATCGGCATGGTGCAGGCCGGCGTGCGCGCGCAGGCGTACGTGCCGGTCGGACGGCGAGGCGAGGTGCGGTACGTGATGGTCCTCAGCCGCCTGCATCAGGACCTGCCGTGGCGGCAGCATCAGCGGGACCTGATCGGATCGGCGGCCCGCATGATGCGCGACCTGTCCCTGCAGATCCATCAGCAGGAGGAACTCGACGCGGGCCGCGTGCAGCTGGAACTCGCGCTCGGGAGTGCGCCCATCATCCTGTTCGGGACGGACGCAGGCGGGGTGTTCCGCACCATGCGCGGCAGCGGGATCGGCACGCAGCCGTGGATGCAGGTGCTGGGGCAGGGCGTGCAGGAGGCCTTCGCGGGCGTCCCTCAGGTCGTGCGGAACGTGGGGCGCGCCATCGCGGGGGAGGAGTTCGACGACGTGGTCGAGACCGGTGGCCGCACGTACGACGTGCATTACATGCCGGTCCGGGGCGCGTACGGGAGCAGCGGCGGGATGCTGGGCCTGGGGTACGACGTGACGGGCCGCGTGCACGCCGAGCGGGAGGCCGTGCGGGCGCACCGTCAGGCGGAGGCCCTGCTGCAGCTCGCGCAGGCCGTGCAGGGCGACGTGCTGACGACCGAGGCGGCCCCCGCCCTGGACGCGCTGCTGCGCGTGCTGACGGACGCGCCCGAACCGTGGGTGGTGCTGTGGGAGCTGCACGGCACGACGTACGTGCCGCTCAGTCAGCGGGGAGCGGTGCCGCCCGAACTGCGCGCCCTGCACGAGATGGGCCTGCCGTTCCGGCTGTACGACCGTCTGATCGGCGTCACGAACCGCAACGCGTACCTGTCGGACCGGGACCTGACGGCGGAACTGCTGGCGGTGCGCGTGCGTGGCCTGGCGGCCCTGCCGCTGCTGGTGCGGGACGGGCGCTGCGAGGTGGGCCTCACGGCGTACGCGTCCCGCCCGTGGAACCCGGCGGAACGGGAGGTGCTGGAGACGGTCGCGGGCCTGTTCGGTGCGGCGGTGGTGCGACTGAACCGCGTGCGGGAGCTGGAGATGGACCGCGTGTCGGAACCGTCCCTCGGCAGCTGGAATCGCCGCACGCTGAACGCGGCGCTGGAGGGCGCGCTGCGCGGCGCGGCGGACGCGGACGAGGAACTGCTGGTGGTGTCGGTGGACGTGCAGGGCCTGCGCGGCTACCGGTCCCGGCAGAGCGAGGCGGGCCGCGCAGCCCTGAGTGCGCGGGCCGAAGACGAGTTGCGTGCGGCGCTGCCGGGCGGGGCCGAACTGTTCCGGCTCGGGATTGACGAGTTCGTGGCCGTGTGCCGCCCCGTGCGGGTGGGGGCGGGTGTGCCGGGCACCCCGGCGGAGTGGGTGTGGCGTGCCATGCTGGCCCTGCGTGCGGCGGGGTTCGCGCAGGCGGGCGCGCGGGTGGGGACGGCACGTTACCCGGTGGACGCGCGCAGCGTGCCGGAGTTGCTGCGCGTCAGCGACGAGCGATTGATGGACCACGAACTGCACTCCTGA
- the prfB gene encoding peptide chain release factor 2 (programmed frameshift), with amino-acid sequence MQELLEKLASLREYLDIPGKTRRLNELDRDLSDPDLWSNPERARKVNQEAGSLRRITDIYGRLQSDATGLNEMLELADDSEREMLAEEQTNLEQQIDDLYRETLFTMKHADAAAIVRVKSGAGGTESMDWAGMLERMFMRWGERRGYKVELIDQQDGDQAGITSAEFIIRGERAYGMLAPEHGVHRLVRVSPFDSNNRRHTSFASVDVVPEVPPEEINIHIPDSDLRRDVFRSQGAGGQGVNTTDSAVRLTHLPTGIAVASQVTRSQIKNHEIALQILKQRLYDIELKKREAEEMAARGEQKKIEWGNQIRSYVLDKQYVKDHRTGVMRHDSGNILDGDLDEFMWAGLEWMAGKRSAEELGDDE; translated from the exons ATGCAGGAACTGCTAGAAAAACTGGCCTCACTCCGGGAGTACCTT GACATTCCCGGCAAAACGCGCAGGCTGAACGAACTCGACCGCGACCTGTCCGACCCGGACCTGTGGAGCAACCCCGAACGGGCCCGCAAGGTCAACCAGGAGGCCGGCAGCCTCCGGCGCATCACCGACATCTACGGCCGCCTGCAGAGCGACGCGACCGGCCTGAACGAGATGCTGGAACTCGCGGACGACAGCGAACGCGAGATGCTCGCCGAGGAACAGACGAACCTCGAACAGCAGATCGACGACCTGTACCGCGAGACGCTCTTCACCATGAAGCACGCCGACGCGGCCGCCATCGTGCGCGTCAAGAGCGGCGCGGGCGGCACCGAGAGCATGGACTGGGCCGGGATGCTGGAACGCATGTTCATGCGCTGGGGTGAACGGCGCGGGTACAAGGTCGAGCTGATCGACCAGCAGGACGGCGATCAGGCGGGCATCACCAGCGCCGAATTCATCATCCGGGGCGAACGCGCGTACGGCATGCTCGCGCCGGAGCACGGCGTGCACCGCCTCGTGCGCGTGTCGCCCTTCGACAGCAACAACCGCCGTCACACGTCGTTCGCGTCGGTGGACGTGGTGCCGGAAGTGCCGCCGGAAGAGATCAACATTCACATTCCGGACAGCGACCTGCGCCGCGACGTGTTCCGCTCGCAGGGCGCGGGCGGTCAGGGCGTGAACACCACCGACTCCGCCGTGCGCCTCACGCACCTTCCGACCGGCATCGCCGTCGCCTCGCAGGTGACGCGAAGCCAGATCAAGAACCACGAGATCGCGCTGCAGATCCTCAAGCAGCGCCTGTACGACATCGAACTGAAGAAGCGCGAGGCCGAGGAGATGGCCGCGCGCGGCGAGCAGAAGAAGATCGAGTGGGGAAACCAGATCCGCAGTTACGTGCTCGACAAGCAGTACGTCAAGGACCACCGCACGGGCGTGATGCGTCACGACTCCGGCAACATCCTCGACGGTGACCTCGACGAGTTCATGTGGGCGGGCCTGGAATGGATGGCCGGGAAACGCAGCGCCGAGGAACTCGGAGACGACGAGTAA